From one Populus alba chromosome 17, ASM523922v2, whole genome shotgun sequence genomic stretch:
- the LOC118060422 gene encoding wax ester synthase/diacylglycerol acyltransferase 4 isoform X2, with protein sequence MVLEKEEDALEPVSPSAQYFNSSALNVSVLGVLETEVPIDDSELIPLVRDAFLPINPRFSSIMVVDENGEKRWKKVEVKLKDHVYVPIFPEEMSPQFYDDYFEDYISKLSMLQLPQSQPLWEIHLIKYPTSNAAGTVIFKIHHAIGDGYSLMGALLSCLQRADNPSLPLTFPSVQPRGDTSGDHRTIFKTVPKIFSLLFYTVSDFLGSLMKSSLVEDDLSPIRSGDIGIEFRPIAPTTMTFSLVQIKQIKATLGVTINDVITGAIFLGTRLYMQEMSKGSSDHSNCTALVLLNTRMFRSYQSIQEMVKPKAESPWGNHFAFLHVQLPELVASTELNPIEFVRKAQQIIKRKRSSLAVYLTAAFVEIVKKLKGHEVAAQCIHKTMVNASMTITNMIGPVEKMSLANHPIKGMYFAVSGNPQYITCTESYHNNCKLHGRTKGYSGSREGLHRCPEVEVKHRGSFPDDTQICCL encoded by the exons ATGGTCttggagaaagaagaagacgcTTTAGAGCCCGTGAGTCCTTCTGCACAGTACTTCAACAGCTCAGCTCTAAACGTCTCCGTTCTTGGTGTTTTGGAGACTGAAGTTCCCATTGATGACTCAGAACTTATTCCTTTGGTCAGGGATGCTTTTCTCCCCATCAACCCACGTTTCTCTTCCATCATG GTTGTTGACGAGAATGGAGAAAAACGATGGAAGAAGGTGGAAGTAAAGCTCAAAGACCATGTTTATGTCCCCATTTTCCCAGAAGAAATGTCACCACAATTTTATGACGACTACTTTGAAGATTACATATCAAAACTATCAATGTTACAACTTCCACAAAGCCAACCCTTATGGgaaattcatttaataaaatatcccACAAGTAATGCAGCAGGCACTGTAATATTCAAGATCCACCATGCAATTGGAGATGGTTACTCTCTTATGGGGGCTCTTCTTTCATGTCTACAGAGAGCTGATAACCCTTCTCTTCCCTTGACATTTCCTTCTGTCCAACCACGCGGAGACACATCTGGTGATCATCGTACCATCTTTAAGACTGTGCCCAAGATTTTCTCTTTGCTGTTCTACACCGTGTCTGATTTTTTAGGAAGCCTTATGAAGAGCAGTTTAGTTGAAGATGATCTGTCTCCAATCCGATCAGGAGATATTGGAATTGAGTTTCGACCAATTGCTCCTACCACAATGACATTCTCTCTTgttcaaattaaacaaattaaggcTACTCTTGGTGTG ACAATAAATGATGTTATTACTGGAGCAATTTTCTTGGGAACTCGCTTATACATGCAAGAAATGAGCAAAGGGTCAAGCGATCATTCAAATTGTACAGCATTAGTGCTGCTTAATACAAGAATGTTTCGTAGTTACCAGTCAATTCAAGAAATGGTAAAACCCAAAGCAGAATCACCATGGGGCAACCATTTTGCCTTCTTGCATGTCCAATTACCTGAGTTGGTGGCCAGTACTGAGTTAAATCCAATAGAATTTGTCAGGAAAGCTCAGCAAATCATCAAGCGAAAGAGAAGCTCTTTGGCTGTCTATCTCACTGCTGCATTCGTTGAGATcgtgaagaaattaaaaggacacGAG GTAGCAGCCCAATGCATTCATAAAACAATGGTGAACGCAAGCATGACAATAACAAATATGATTGGCCCAGTGGAAAAGATGTCTTTAGCTAATCACCCAATCAAAGGCATGTACTTTGCCGTTTCTGGCAATCCTCAG TATATAACATGTACAGAGTCTTACCATAACAATTGTAAGCTACATGGACGTACTAAGGGTTACAGTGGGAGCAGAGAAGGGCTTCATAGATGCCCAGAAGTTGAAGTCAAGCATAGAGGAAGCTTTCCAGATGATACTCAAATCTGTTGCCTGTGA
- the LOC118060466 gene encoding epi-neemfruitin B synthase L1AT, with protein sequence MEIQIISKEIIKPSAPTPHHLKTYKLSAVDQLAAFAADIPVILFYSPTDEISSKNSDYLKKSFAKTLTLFYPFAGRIKDDSSIDCNDDGATYVEARVAGTMSMILQQPDMDVLEQLQSCKPDENVDEPSGKVMLAAQLNYFDCGGIAISVRIRHRIGDASSLASFVKCWGAISCGIYDNNAGTVVDCSSLFPPQDFSGMSLLYSLVPRSPFNISTKRFVFEGPKLAELRGKLCNGPYLKRPTRFEAVCALIWGVVGEDSESKKVNKPATIAVDLRKRMDPPLPPHCIGNIVHLAVANWEDKVVDCNGLAGKIHESISMINSDYVRQVYADGSFFSSMRQRMAEMAEDPSTVRGGVIGFSSWCKFRFYEVDFGWGKPVWVGTSLRLQPNWVMLLDTRDGEGMEVRIALPNEEMVKFEQNSDILAYASFTPAI encoded by the coding sequence ATggaaattcaaattatttctaAGGAAATCATCAAGCCCTCTGCTCCAACACCTCACCACCTAAAAACCTATAAGCTCTCAGCTGTCGACCAGCTTGCTGCTTTTGCAGCGGATATCCCTGTCATTCTCTTTTATTCCCCAACAGATGAAATTTCCAGCAAAAACTCTGATTATCTAAAGAAATCCTTCGCTAAAACGCTAACCCTCTTCTACCCTTTTGCTGGACGAATAAAAGATGATTCATCCATTGATTGCAATGATGATGGAGCCACTTATGTTGAAGCCCGTGTAGCAGGCACCATGTCCATGATACTTCAACAGCCAGACATGGATGTATTGGAGCAGCTACAGTCATGCAAGCCTGACGAAAACGTTGATGAACCAAGCGGCAAGGTAATGCTAGCAGCacaattgaattattttgattgtggTGGGATAGCAATTAGTGTTCGCATTCGCCATCGAATAGGTGATGCATCCTCACTGGCAAGTTTTGTTAAATGCTGGGGTGCAATTTCTTGTGGTATTTATGATAATAATGCAGGAACGGTTGTTGATTGCTCCTCACTCTTCCCTCCGCAAGATTTTTCAGGCATGTCATTATTATACAGTCTTGTACCTCGTAGTCCATTCAATATATCTACGAAAAGATTCGTGTTTGAGGGTCCTAAGCTAGCTGAGCTAAGAGGAAAGTTGTGCAACGGGCCATACTTGAAGCGTCCAACCCGGTTCGAGGCTGTATGTGCCCTTATTTGGGGTGTTGTTGGAGAAGATAGCGAGTCTAAAAAGGTAAATAAACCGGCAACAATTGCCGTGGATTTGCGGAAAAGAATGGATCCACCCCTACCGCCACATTGTATTGGAAATATAGTCCATTTGGCTGTGGCAAATTGGGAGGATAAAGTGGTGGACTGCAATGGTTTAGCTGGAAAAATTCATGAGTCAATAAGCATGATAAACAGTGACTATGTGAGGCAGGTTTACGCAGACGGCTCCTTCTTCAGTTCAATGAGACAGAGAATGGCGGAGATGGCAGAAGATCCTAGCACCGTCAGGGGTGGTGTAATTGGTTTCAGTAGTTGGTGTAAATTTCGATTTTATGAGGTTGATTTTGGATGGGGAAAGCCCGTTTGGGTAGGCACTTCTTTGAGGCTTCAACCCAACTGGGTCATGCTATTGGATACAAGGGATGGTGAGGGAATGGAAGTACGGATTGCATTACCCAACGAAGAAATGGTCAAGTTTGAACAAAATTCAGACATCTTAGCCTATGCTTCTTTCACTCCAGCCATATGA
- the LOC118060431 gene encoding wax ester synthase/diacylglycerol acyltransferase 4 gives MEIVQDQEISEPVSPSGQFLSSSILSLSIIAVMEFEAPFDDSQAIQFLKDVFLPINPRFSSIMVADKDGVKRWKRVEVRLPDHVNFPVFTTGMSTQFYDECFDEYLSKMAMEQLPQSQPLWEVHIINYPTSHAASNMIFKLHHSLGDGFSLMGALLSCLQRADAPPLPLTFPSVQLHTNTYGRNSSMLRKVRGFFSSVYNTASDFCSSIMKSCLVKDDKTPIRSGHSGVEFLPVSITTMAFSLDQIKQIKAKLGVTINDAITGIIFLGARMYMETVSQGSGSACSTSLVLLNTRMHGGYKPIQEMVKPDAESPWGNHIAFLNVRIPKLRDAEAKNDPLKFVLDARKIIKRKRSSFGVSLIAKYLQLVAKFRGPNGASKYIYGTMENTSMGISNVRGPMEQMALANNPINGLYFVVTGAPQSLMAGVTSYVGKLRVSVLVEKDFIDPQKLKSHIEKAFDMIFEAACRESTQPAT, from the exons ATGGAGATTGTACAGGATCAAGAAATATCAGAACCTGTGAGTCCTTCAGGACAATTTCTGAGCAGCTCTATTCTATCACTCTCTATCATTGCTGTGATGGAATTCGAAGCGCCTTTTGATGACTCCCAAGCTATTCAATTTCTCAAGGATGTTTTCCTCCCTATCAACCCTCGTTTCTCCTCCATAATG GTTGCAGATAAAGATGGAGTAAAGCGATGGAAGAGGGTGGAAGTGAGGCTCCCGGATCATGTAAATTTTCCGGTTTTCACCACCGGAATGTCAACTCAATTTTATGACGAATGCTTTGATGAGTATCTTTCAAAAATGGCAATGGAGCAGTTGCCTCAAAGCCAGCCATTATGGGAAGTTCACATAATAAATTACCCCACGAGTCACGCGGCTAGTAACATGATATTCAAGCTACACCATTCACTTGGTGATGGCTTCTCTTTAATGGGAGCTCTCCTTTCTTGTTTACAAAGAGCTGATGCTCCTCCTCTTCCCTTGACATTTCCTTCTGTTCAATTACACACCAATACGTATGGCAGAAATTCTAGCATGCTCCGAAAAGTGCGTGGGTTTTTCTCCTCAGTTTACAACACTGCATCAGATTTTTGTTCAAGCATTATGAAGAGTTGTTTGGTAAAGGATGACAAAACACCAATACGATCAGGGCATTCTGGAGTAGAGTTTCTTCCTGTTTCCATAACAACAATGGCTTTCTCTCttgatcaaattaaacaaatcaaGGCCAAGCTTGGAGTG ACAATAAATGATGCGATTACTGGAATCATATTCTTGGGAGCTCGGATGTACATGGAAACAGTGAGCCAAGGATCAGGCAGTGCATGTAGTACATCATTGGTGCTGCTTAACACAAGAATGCATGGAGGCTACAAGCCAATCCAAGAAATGGTAAAACCTGATGCTGAGTCGCCATGGGGCAACCATATTGCTTTCTTGAACGTACGAATTCCAAAGTTAAGAGATGCTGAGGCTAAGAATGATCCCTTAAAATTTGTCCTCGATGCAAGAAAAATCATCAAGAGGAAGAGAAGCTCTTTTGGTGTTTCCCTCATTGCCAAGTACCTTCAACTTGTTGCGAAATTTCGAGGTCCAAAC GGAGCATCTAAGTACATATATGGCACGATGGAGAATACAAGCATGGGAATCTCAAATGTAAGGGGGCCAATGGAGCAGATGGCCTTGGCTAATAATCCAATTAATGGGCTATATTTTGTGGTGACAGGAGCACCTCAG AGCCTTATGGCAGGAGTAACAAGCTATGTGGGGAAGCTTCGGGTTTCTGTGCTTGTAGAAAAAGACTTCATTGATCCACAGAAGCTCAAGTCACACATAGAAAAAGCATTCGATATGATATTCGAAGCTGCATGCAGGGAAAGTACTCAACCAGCCACTTAA
- the LOC118060422 gene encoding wax ester synthase/diacylglycerol acyltransferase 4 isoform X1 translates to MVLEKEEDALEPVSPSAQYFNSSALNVSVLGVLETEVPIDDSELIPLVRDAFLPINPRFSSIMVVDENGEKRWKKVEVKLKDHVYVPIFPEEMSPQFYDDYFEDYISKLSMLQLPQSQPLWEIHLIKYPTSNAAGTVIFKIHHAIGDGYSLMGALLSCLQRADNPSLPLTFPSVQPRGDTSGDHRTIFKTVPKIFSLLFYTVSDFLGSLMKSSLVEDDLSPIRSGDIGIEFRPIAPTTMTFSLVQIKQIKATLGVTINDVITGAIFLGTRLYMQEMSKGSSDHSNCTALVLLNTRMFRSYQSIQEMVKPKAESPWGNHFAFLHVQLPELVASTELNPIEFVRKAQQIIKRKRSSLAVYLTAAFVEIVKKLKGHEVAAQCIHKTMVNASMTITNMIGPVEKMSLANHPIKGMYFAVSGNPQSLTITIVSYMDVLRVTVGAEKGFIDAQKLKSSIEEAFQMILKSVACEIQQKN, encoded by the exons ATGGTCttggagaaagaagaagacgcTTTAGAGCCCGTGAGTCCTTCTGCACAGTACTTCAACAGCTCAGCTCTAAACGTCTCCGTTCTTGGTGTTTTGGAGACTGAAGTTCCCATTGATGACTCAGAACTTATTCCTTTGGTCAGGGATGCTTTTCTCCCCATCAACCCACGTTTCTCTTCCATCATG GTTGTTGACGAGAATGGAGAAAAACGATGGAAGAAGGTGGAAGTAAAGCTCAAAGACCATGTTTATGTCCCCATTTTCCCAGAAGAAATGTCACCACAATTTTATGACGACTACTTTGAAGATTACATATCAAAACTATCAATGTTACAACTTCCACAAAGCCAACCCTTATGGgaaattcatttaataaaatatcccACAAGTAATGCAGCAGGCACTGTAATATTCAAGATCCACCATGCAATTGGAGATGGTTACTCTCTTATGGGGGCTCTTCTTTCATGTCTACAGAGAGCTGATAACCCTTCTCTTCCCTTGACATTTCCTTCTGTCCAACCACGCGGAGACACATCTGGTGATCATCGTACCATCTTTAAGACTGTGCCCAAGATTTTCTCTTTGCTGTTCTACACCGTGTCTGATTTTTTAGGAAGCCTTATGAAGAGCAGTTTAGTTGAAGATGATCTGTCTCCAATCCGATCAGGAGATATTGGAATTGAGTTTCGACCAATTGCTCCTACCACAATGACATTCTCTCTTgttcaaattaaacaaattaaggcTACTCTTGGTGTG ACAATAAATGATGTTATTACTGGAGCAATTTTCTTGGGAACTCGCTTATACATGCAAGAAATGAGCAAAGGGTCAAGCGATCATTCAAATTGTACAGCATTAGTGCTGCTTAATACAAGAATGTTTCGTAGTTACCAGTCAATTCAAGAAATGGTAAAACCCAAAGCAGAATCACCATGGGGCAACCATTTTGCCTTCTTGCATGTCCAATTACCTGAGTTGGTGGCCAGTACTGAGTTAAATCCAATAGAATTTGTCAGGAAAGCTCAGCAAATCATCAAGCGAAAGAGAAGCTCTTTGGCTGTCTATCTCACTGCTGCATTCGTTGAGATcgtgaagaaattaaaaggacacGAG GTAGCAGCCCAATGCATTCATAAAACAATGGTGAACGCAAGCATGACAATAACAAATATGATTGGCCCAGTGGAAAAGATGTCTTTAGCTAATCACCCAATCAAAGGCATGTACTTTGCCGTTTCTGGCAATCCTCAG AGTCTTACCATAACAATTGTAAGCTACATGGACGTACTAAGGGTTACAGTGGGAGCAGAGAAGGGCTTCATAGATGCCCAGAAGTTGAAGTCAAGCATAGAGGAAGCTTTCCAGATGATACTCAAATCTGTTGCCTGTGAAATTCAGCAAAAGAATTGA
- the LOC118060426 gene encoding uncharacterized protein has translation MGKNQAYKAMQRSRLGSSSAGPEEIEDGMVDGSFHSPEWHAARLASLNKSHTVTWEEFKKKQKEDEMRKGELEADKDRMMREYRAQLDAERAHKLAHGRNHSGSKSSHKKDRKDRDLKKRRSKKRKHSRRRSDDSSSSSSSSDSSSSEDERELKRSKSKSRKTKEKKHKSRTKHSSSDDEEAGGPVPLSRFFGSLKN, from the exons ATGGGCAAAAATCAAGCTTACAAAGCTATGCAAAGATCCAGGCTTGGCTCCAGCTCTGCTGGTCCTGAAGAGATCGAAGATGGGATG GTGGATGGTTCTTTTCATTCACCAGAGTGGCATGCTGCTCGTTTGGCCAGCCTTAATAAATCTCACACAGTAACCTGGGAAGAGTTCAAGAAAAAGCAAAAG GAGGATGAAATGAGAAAGGGGGAACTAGAAGCAGATAAGGACAGAATGATGCGGGAGTACCGGGCTCAATTGGATGCTGAAAGGGCACACAAACTTGCTCATGGCCGGAATCACTCTGGTAGCAAATCTAGTCATAAAAAGG ATAGAAAGGACAGGGATTTAAAGAAACGcagaagtaaaaaaagaaag CATTCCAGGCGGAGATCTGATGATTCTAGCTCCTCCAGTTCATCTTCAGATTCTTCAAGTAGTGAAGACGAGAGAGAATTGAAAAGATCAAAGTCCAAGTCtagaaaaacaaaggaaaagaagCACAAGTCAAGAACCAAACACTCCAGTAGTGATGATGAAGAGGCTGGTGGTCCTGTGCCACTTTCTAGATTTTTTGGAAGCTTGAAGAACTAA
- the LOC118060425 gene encoding mitogen-activated protein kinase homolog NTF4 isoform X2 — translation MESGGQADTEMADAPQQQQLQQQPPLMGGGGGGGMENIPATLSHGGRFIQYNIFGNIFEVTAKYKPPIMPIGKGAYGIVCSALNSETTEHVAIKKIANAFDNKIDAKRTLREIKLLRHMDHENVVAIRDIIPPPQSVSFNDVYIAYELMDTDLHQIIRSNQVLSEEHCQYFLYQILRGLKYIHSANVLHRDLKPSNLLLNANCDLKICDFGLARVTSETDFMTEYVVTRWYRAPELLLNSSDYTTAIDVWSVGCIFMELMDRKPLFPGRDHVHQLHLLMELIGTPSEAELEFLNENAKRYIRQLPLHRRQSFLEKFPTVHPAAIDLVEKMLTFDPRQRITDGIQWNSSLQWFWYHLVKPPSPCTFVALHTWFISVR, via the exons ATGGAAAGTGGAGGTCAGGCGGATACAGAGATGGCTGATGCCCCACAACAGCAGCAGCTGCAGCAACAGCCACCACTTatgggaggaggaggaggaggagggatgGAGAATATACCGGCAACGTTGAGTCATGGAGGGAGGtttatacaatataatatatttggaaatatatttgAAGTTACTGCTAAGTATAAACCTCCTATTATGCCTATTGGTAAAGGGGCTTATGGCATCGTCTG TTCGGCTTTGAATTCTGAGACGACTGAGCATGTGGCAATAAAGAAGATAGCAAATGCGTTTGATAATAAGATTGATGCGAAGAGGACACTTCGTGAGATCAAGTTGCTTCGCCACATGGATCATGAAAAC GTTGTGGCAATCAGGGATATAATTCCTCCACCCCAGAGTGTGTCATTTAATGATGTTTACATTGCATATGAGCTAATGGACACTGATCTGCATCAGATCATTCGCTCCAATCAAGTATTATCAGAAGAGCACTGTCAG TATTTCCTGTATCAGATACTCCGTGGATTGAAATATATACATTCTGCAAACGTCCTGCATAGAGATTTAAAACCTAGCAATCTCCTCCTGAATGCTAATTGTGACTTGAAGATATGTGATTTTGGTCTGGCTCGTGTTACCTCAGAAACTGATTTCATGACAGAATATGTTGTTACAAGATGGTATCGAGCACCAGAGCTGCTCTTGAACTCCTCAGATTACACTACAGCTATTGATGTATGGTCTGTGGGTTGTATATTCATGGAGCTGATGGATCGAAAGCCCCTATTTCCTGGCAGAGATCATGTGCATCAGCTTCATTTGCTTATGGAG CTGATTGGCACCCCATCAGAGGCTGAGTTGGAGTTTTTGAATGAAAACGCAAAGAGATACATTCGACAACTCCCACTTCATCGTCGTCAGTCATTTCTTGAAAAGTTTCCAACTGTCCACCCGGCTGCTATTGATCTTGTTGAAAAGATGTTAACTTTTGATCCCAGACAGAGGATTACTG ATGGTATTCAATGGAACTCCAGCCTGCAATGGTTTTGGTACCATTTGGTGAAGCCACCCTCCCCCTGCACCTTTGTTGCTCTTCATACATGGTTCATCTCAGTTAGATAA
- the LOC118060425 gene encoding mitogen-activated protein kinase homolog NTF4 isoform X1 — MESGGQADTEMADAPQQQQLQQQPPLMGGGGGGGMENIPATLSHGGRFIQYNIFGNIFEVTAKYKPPIMPIGKGAYGIVCSALNSETTEHVAIKKIANAFDNKIDAKRTLREIKLLRHMDHENVVAIRDIIPPPQSVSFNDVYIAYELMDTDLHQIIRSNQVLSEEHCQYFLYQILRGLKYIHSANVLHRDLKPSNLLLNANCDLKICDFGLARVTSETDFMTEYVVTRWYRAPELLLNSSDYTTAIDVWSVGCIFMELMDRKPLFPGRDHVHQLHLLMELIGTPSEAELEFLNENAKRYIRQLPLHRRQSFLEKFPTVHPAAIDLVEKMLTFDPRQRITVEDALAHPYLTSLHDISDEPVCMTPFSFDFERHALTEEQMKELIYREALAFNPEYQNQ, encoded by the exons ATGGAAAGTGGAGGTCAGGCGGATACAGAGATGGCTGATGCCCCACAACAGCAGCAGCTGCAGCAACAGCCACCACTTatgggaggaggaggaggaggagggatgGAGAATATACCGGCAACGTTGAGTCATGGAGGGAGGtttatacaatataatatatttggaaatatatttgAAGTTACTGCTAAGTATAAACCTCCTATTATGCCTATTGGTAAAGGGGCTTATGGCATCGTCTG TTCGGCTTTGAATTCTGAGACGACTGAGCATGTGGCAATAAAGAAGATAGCAAATGCGTTTGATAATAAGATTGATGCGAAGAGGACACTTCGTGAGATCAAGTTGCTTCGCCACATGGATCATGAAAAC GTTGTGGCAATCAGGGATATAATTCCTCCACCCCAGAGTGTGTCATTTAATGATGTTTACATTGCATATGAGCTAATGGACACTGATCTGCATCAGATCATTCGCTCCAATCAAGTATTATCAGAAGAGCACTGTCAG TATTTCCTGTATCAGATACTCCGTGGATTGAAATATATACATTCTGCAAACGTCCTGCATAGAGATTTAAAACCTAGCAATCTCCTCCTGAATGCTAATTGTGACTTGAAGATATGTGATTTTGGTCTGGCTCGTGTTACCTCAGAAACTGATTTCATGACAGAATATGTTGTTACAAGATGGTATCGAGCACCAGAGCTGCTCTTGAACTCCTCAGATTACACTACAGCTATTGATGTATGGTCTGTGGGTTGTATATTCATGGAGCTGATGGATCGAAAGCCCCTATTTCCTGGCAGAGATCATGTGCATCAGCTTCATTTGCTTATGGAG CTGATTGGCACCCCATCAGAGGCTGAGTTGGAGTTTTTGAATGAAAACGCAAAGAGATACATTCGACAACTCCCACTTCATCGTCGTCAGTCATTTCTTGAAAAGTTTCCAACTGTCCACCCGGCTGCTATTGATCTTGTTGAAAAGATGTTAACTTTTGATCCCAGACAGAGGATTACTG ttgAGGATGCACTTGCTCATCCATACCTAACATCGCTTCACGACATCAGTGATGAACCAGTCTGCATGACCCCATTCAGCTTTGACTTTGAGCGGCATGCACTGACTGAAGAACAGATGAAGGAGCTTATTTATCGGGAAGCTCTTGCATTCAACCCCGAATACCAGAACCAATGA